ATCGCCCCAATGTTGTTGGACATGCTTAGCATCAACGACGGTCACCACAGCATCAAGCTCAACTTGTCTATGAATATCCTCATCCATAAAGAAGGTTTGAATCACTGGGCCAGGATCGGCTAAACCAGTAGTTTCAATTAAGAGATGATCGAACTTGTTGCGGCGGCGCATCAGATTGCCGATAATCCGAATCAGATCGCCGCGCACAGTGCAGCAGATACAGCCATTGTTCATTTCAAAAATTTCTTCGTCCGCACCGATCACTAGTTGTTGATCGATACCAATTTCACCGAATTCATTGACGATCACAGCGACTTTCTTGCCATGCTCAGCTGTGAGGATGTGATTAAGTAATGTAGTTTTGCCTGCGCCAAGAAAGCCTGTAAGGACAGTAGCGGGGATTTGTGATGTTGCGATGCTCATAGCCGATGCCAATTGCCTGTGATACTAATTGATTAAAGATGTACTGACAAAATTATAGCGCTCTTGATTTGTAGAGACTTCTAACCGCCACCAACAATGGTGACGATTTCTAGGCGATCGCTATTTTGGATAATCGTATTTTCCCAGAGTTGACGATGTAAAATCTCGCCGTTGTACTCCACAGCAACTAAGCGAGGATTTAGTCCTAAATATTCCAGCAATTCGATCATCGTGAGATTTGGTTCACATTTGCGATCGTCACCATTCACTTGCAACGTAATCATAGACATTAAGTTTAAACTCTGATTTTAAATGTTGGCTTAGAGATCTTATACTTCTTACTAAAAATGATACCTGTGCGTTTATGTCACAACCTACATCAGAAAATACTCCTGACTCGCCCGCGATCGCATCGCCAAACGTCGATATAGGACTTAGCGAAGCTGAGGTTAATGATCGCAAGCAACGCGGTGATATCAATGTCGTAGTGATGCGATCGAGTCGCACCTACAATGACATTTTCAAAGAAAACGTTTTTACATTATTTAACGTTACCTTTGGGGTGATTTTAATCTTGATGATGGCACTTGGACAAATTACCGATGCCATCTTTTCAGGATTTTCGGTATTTATGAATATTCTGGTCGGTGTGGCGCAAGAAATTCAGGCAAAGCTGACGCTGGATAAACTCGCCTTGCTGTCAGTACAGAAAGTAAAAGTACGTCGTGATGGTGAAGCGCGGGAAATTCCTGTCGGTGAGTTGGTGCGTGATGATCTGATTGAACTGAATCCCGGTGATCGCGCTCCAGTAGATGGTGCAGTGCTATTTTCTCAAAATGTGGAAATGGATGAATCATTGCTAACAGGAGAGTCCGATCCTGTAGCAAAACAAATTGACGACATTGTGTTATCGGGTTCTTTCTGTTTAGCAGGAAGTTGTGTATTTCGTGCCGACAAAATTGGCAATGAGAGCTATGCCGTAAAGCTATCGCAGTCTTCGCGTGTTTATAAGCGAGTCTTTACACCTTTACAAAAGAAGATTGATGTTCTCGTCGAAATTTTTGTACTAGTGCTGATTGTGGCGGCGTTCTTGCATGTCGCATCTAGCCTCAATTCGGGGCGGTCGATGGTAGATACGATTCGCTATGCTTCGGTAATTATCAATAGTTTTGTGCCAGCAGGTTTAATTCTCTCGATTAGTGTTGCCTTTGCGATCGGTGCGGTAGAAATCAGTAAGCGACGCACTTTGATTCAAAAAATCAATGCCGTTGATTCAATGAATAGTGTGCGCATTCTCTGTACTGATAAAACGGGAACGCTGACCCAAAATAAACTTGTGGTGAAAGAGATCGTGCCTTTAGGTGATACCGATCAAGATTCACTGCGCGAGCTAATTGCTCTCTATACAAATCTGATGGGAACTCAGAATAGTAGTGCCAAGGCAATGGCGACTTTTACAGATAAGCCCCGATCGCCTGCACAATTAGTCAGTGAAGTTCCCTTTAGTTCTAGCCGTAAATGGGGTGCGATCGCGATCGATATCGGCACAACGATTATGGTCGGTGCGCCCGAAATTTTATTTGCCAATCCTGAAATGCAGGAAAAAGCTAAGCAATATGGAAGACAGGGTTTGCGGGCGATCGCCGTAGTCACCAGTGAAGATACTTTTGACGCATCTGATAAAAACCCTGCCCTACCAAACAACCGCCGCGATCGCGGCTTAGTCCTTCTCGAAGATAGTCTGCGTCCCGATGTGATCGAGACGATCTCTGAATTACAAAATAAAAATATTCGCCTCAAAGTGATTTCGGGCGATAGTGTCGAAACTGTCGCCTCGATCGCTCGTCAAGCAGGAATTGCCGTTCCCGATGATGCGGTGTTTACGCAAAAAGATTTAGAAGCTATGGATTCGCCCACCTTTAGCCGTTCAGCAGCCTCTGGCGCAGTATTTGGCAGAATCACCCCCGACATGAAACGTCGTCTTATTTCGGCGATGGTGAAGCGCGGTGGTTATGTGGGCATGGTGGGCGATGGGGTGAATGATGTACCTGCATTTAAGGAAGCGCAACTTGCGATCGCGATGAATGACGGTGCACAGATCAGTAAAGATGTTGCAGATATCGTGTTGCTCGACAACAATCTGTCGGCTTTGCCCCAAGCCTTCGCCGCAGGGGATGACATTAAGCAAAAAATCCTCTCTTCGGCTTTGCTTTATCTCACCAAAAATATCATGGTGATTCTCACGATTTCCTTTGCAGGATTTGTACAGCTTCCCTTTCCTGTCGAACCTCGTCACATGACGGTTTTAACAATGGCAGTAGTTGGTTTACCGACGATTTGGATTGCCTTTGGTTGGCTAAAACCAGTGAGACTAGAGAACTTCCTACGCGATGTCTTGGGCTATAGCTGTATTGCAGGGATTTTTGGAGCGATCGCGATGACTATCGGCTATATCTTTTCCTATTACATCAGTGGTTGGGCGCTACTCAAGGTTCCCTATAGTTCAACCGTGATCAATTCAGATGCTTTTCAAGATATTGCTAAAGGTCAAGCACAATGTGTTAGCACTTTTATCGGTATGCTTTTCTGTCTATTTGTGTTTTGGAGCATCACTGATATTTCTATATGGAAATTACGGACTCTTTTCAAAAATTCTACGGCTGCGATTCTCGGCATTCTATCAGTTGGGATTTCTGCCATATTCATGTTGCTGTTCCCTGCATTTTTTCAAGTTGAAGTTCCCGATCAGTTTGGTTGGTCGATGGTGATCTTTTTGCCAACTGCTAGTTATTACGTATTACGAATGATGCAATCGAGCAAGTTGTTTCGTCATTTGCCACGCTATCTCAGTCAGCCCTAATCAATTATGATAGACAGCGCTTCGCGCTATCTATCATAAATCTAAAATTGGAAATCCATACTACAAACATGATGAAATCTAGAACTATGAAACGCCCGATCGCTATTACCATTCTTGCAACGACGATGCTGGGGATGAGTCTAGTATTGATTTGCGATCGCATTCTCAATTTTTATATCTATCAATTATTGGAAAACAATGTTCCTTTGGTTGACAGCAATTCTATTAACTTACAATTAGTTTCAAATATAGCTTTCCTCAGTTTTAGTATCGTGCCAATTTTATTAGCGATCGGGCTATGGTATTTGAAGTCTTGGGCAAGATTTCTGAGTATCTGTCTTTTTAGCTCGGTGATGTTTCCTGCGATCGCGGCTTCTCTAAATTTGATTTCACCGCCATCAGCAAGTAAGCTCTTAGAAATCCCTATGGTTTTTGATGATGTTTTGAGCGTAGATGCAGCAATGCCTGCATCCCGCCTAATCACGCTCAATCCATATATCGCGCTTGGGAGTGCGATCGCCCTTATAATTCTGCTCGTCCCTGCGATCGCTAGAGCATTTCAATATCGTCAGAGTTCTGGGAATCCAGAAGATTAGATAGGTTTAAGAAGAACGAGGCTTATCACGAATGTTCATGCCATACAAAAACATATGGAGAATTTCCAGAGGCGACATAGGCGGACTATGAATCATGATGTCATCATTGCTGGGATGAAGATGAAACCGTATATTTCGCTCATCGTTGTTATGATCTGGAAGATTGAGATCAATTCTTAGAAAAGGAACTGCAATTTCTCTTTCTCTTTGCGGGAATCTGAGCTCAAAATCAAAGCCTATAATTTGAGCAGGGCTAACAGTTTCATCGATAGTAATTGCAAAATCGAACCAGCAACCATTGTGAAGTTTAAAATGCGGAATATCTTGAATGCGATTAAAATTTTTGCCTCCACCCATAATTTCCGAATAGCCTTTTTTACTAATTTGAGACGATGCCCCTTTTTTAAGCAATTTACGAATTTCATCTTGCTTTGCCTTCAAAACCTTTTCATCACTGGCAGTTGTTAAGCATTTTAAAATTTCTGCCCATAGAGAAGTTGCATTTTTTACTTCAAGGTATGTATTGCCTAGAGAGCGTTCTTGAATCTCTCCACACATATTTTGCCAATTATTTTTGTCGCTCAAGCAAGTCACCTCGATTAAGTAAAATTAGCCACTCTCCATATTCTGGATCGGTTGGAAGTTGACGATTTTCAGCCAAAACAATCACTTCACCATTAGTTTTGCCAGTCCATTCTTGTAGTGCAGCTAGACGGCGATCGCATTCTTCATCACTTAGTATTTCTGCATCTTTTTGTAAATAATATATTCTTGCTCCTAACCAACTTACAAAGTTAGGTGCGTTATGTATCATTAAATCATTAGCTTGCTCAGAAAGTACAAGTAATCCTCCTTTATTACCTTTATCTAATCGACTTCTCAAAGCATCAAAAATTTTCCATTCATTATTATCCCAATCATCTAATTTCCACAGTAAAAAATATTCTTCTGATGCTTCACTAATCTGGTTGATTAAAGCTCTTGCGTCAGATTTGCCAGATATAGTAGCCGTATTACATTCACTAAAAATTTCAATAGTATCTTGTAAGTCTGTAACTATCGATTCTATATCATCAATATCTACAACAAGAGCCATCCAGATATTCCCATCTGGACGAGAGCCAATTCTTTGCAATAATTCATCTAAAGAAAATAGTTTATCCATTAACTTCACTCACAGCTATACTTTCAACAAGCGGAGCTAATATTGGGTGAACAACATAACGTGGTCTTGGATATCTATACTCCAAAATATGTCCTGTTAGTAATAGTTCAAAGTCCTCAGATGCTCGTGGAGAAAATGATTTTTCAGTCACAACTTTACGGAGAATATCTACACTTAAATCAGTTAAACCAATTATTTTTGAACGAGCTACAGCTAAAACTGCTTGGTTTACGTGTTTCTCTTTAATCTGATCTAAACCATCCATATAAGCCTCTTCAATTGCTGCTTGACAAAGAGACATTAAATCTCGTAGGACTCCTCCAGATTTATACATT
This genomic interval from Pseudanabaena sp. BC1403 contains the following:
- the thiS gene encoding sulfur carrier protein ThiS, encoding MSMITLQVNGDDRKCEPNLTMIELLEYLGLNPRLVAVEYNGEILHRQLWENTIIQNSDRLEIVTIVGGG
- a CDS encoding HAD-IC family P-type ATPase, with amino-acid sequence MSQPTSENTPDSPAIASPNVDIGLSEAEVNDRKQRGDINVVVMRSSRTYNDIFKENVFTLFNVTFGVILILMMALGQITDAIFSGFSVFMNILVGVAQEIQAKLTLDKLALLSVQKVKVRRDGEAREIPVGELVRDDLIELNPGDRAPVDGAVLFSQNVEMDESLLTGESDPVAKQIDDIVLSGSFCLAGSCVFRADKIGNESYAVKLSQSSRVYKRVFTPLQKKIDVLVEIFVLVLIVAAFLHVASSLNSGRSMVDTIRYASVIINSFVPAGLILSISVAFAIGAVEISKRRTLIQKINAVDSMNSVRILCTDKTGTLTQNKLVVKEIVPLGDTDQDSLRELIALYTNLMGTQNSSAKAMATFTDKPRSPAQLVSEVPFSSSRKWGAIAIDIGTTIMVGAPEILFANPEMQEKAKQYGRQGLRAIAVVTSEDTFDASDKNPALPNNRRDRGLVLLEDSLRPDVIETISELQNKNIRLKVISGDSVETVASIARQAGIAVPDDAVFTQKDLEAMDSPTFSRSAASGAVFGRITPDMKRRLISAMVKRGGYVGMVGDGVNDVPAFKEAQLAIAMNDGAQISKDVADIVLLDNNLSALPQAFAAGDDIKQKILSSALLYLTKNIMVILTISFAGFVQLPFPVEPRHMTVLTMAVVGLPTIWIAFGWLKPVRLENFLRDVLGYSCIAGIFGAIAMTIGYIFSYYISGWALLKVPYSSTVINSDAFQDIAKGQAQCVSTFIGMLFCLFVFWSITDISIWKLRTLFKNSTAAILGILSVGISAIFMLLFPAFFQVEVPDQFGWSMVIFLPTASYYVLRMMQSSKLFRHLPRYLSQP
- a CDS encoding ABC transporter permease — protein: MDKLFSLDELLQRIGSRPDGNIWMALVVDIDDIESIVTDLQDTIEIFSECNTATISGKSDARALINQISEASEEYFLLWKLDDWDNNEWKIFDALRSRLDKGNKGGLLVLSEQANDLMIHNAPNFVSWLGARIYYLQKDAEILSDEECDRRLAALQEWTGKTNGEVIVLAENRQLPTDPEYGEWLILLNRGDLLERQK